The Streptomyces pactum genome contains a region encoding:
- a CDS encoding MSMEG_6728 family protein, producing the protein MQTFLPHPGFRESALALDRRRLGKQRVEALQVLRGLTVPGYGWRRHPAVRMWTGYEEALVRYGLEVCRVWREQGHQDSCAASLVAGLAASRPHEPVRGQPELADAGELPPWLGDDAFHRSHRSALVRKEPEVYAELFPGVPDDLPYVWPASDRERGEAGSGAP; encoded by the coding sequence ATGCAGACCTTCCTTCCCCACCCCGGCTTCCGGGAGTCGGCGCTGGCCCTGGACCGCCGCCGGCTGGGCAAGCAGCGGGTCGAGGCGCTCCAGGTGCTGCGCGGCCTGACGGTGCCCGGCTACGGCTGGCGCCGGCATCCGGCGGTGCGGATGTGGACGGGGTACGAGGAGGCCCTCGTCCGGTACGGCCTGGAGGTCTGCCGGGTCTGGCGCGAGCAGGGCCACCAGGACAGTTGCGCCGCCTCACTCGTCGCCGGGCTCGCCGCGAGCCGCCCCCACGAGCCGGTGCGGGGCCAGCCCGAGCTGGCGGACGCCGGGGAACTGCCGCCCTGGCTCGGGGACGACGCCTTCCACCGCAGCCACCGGTCGGCGCTGGTGCGCAAGGAACCGGAGGTGTACGCCGAGTTGTTCCCCGGGGTGCCGGACGACCTGCCCTATGTGTGGCCGGCCTCGGACCGGGAGCGCGGGGAGGCGGGGAGCGGCGCGCCGTAG
- a CDS encoding DMT family transporter yields MNATTTRGALLAALACVLVGGSFTANSLLGDYPYAGGQFLRYGLAFLLLVPLAGPGAAARLRALGPGRWLRLSLLAAVGMVGFNLAVLAAERTAEPAVPGVFVGCAPVVVAVVVPLLDGRPPQRTVLYGALFVAVGAFTVQGWGRTDGAGIAFSVCALVGEVGFAVLAVPVLRPLGPRLLSTVVCGIAAAESAVAGAVADGAGWLPRPDAVETGALLWQAVVVTVVGFVCWYMGMQRIGAERATLFSGLIPVAAACTAPLVGTGSYGAAQAAGSALVCAGVAVGSGAASLRFARRGRVPGTRRRTPLGPSSGGGRAASRGR; encoded by the coding sequence ATGAACGCCACCACCACGCGCGGAGCCCTGCTCGCCGCGCTCGCCTGTGTCCTCGTCGGAGGGTCCTTCACCGCCAACAGCCTGCTCGGTGACTACCCCTACGCGGGCGGCCAGTTCCTGCGTTACGGCCTGGCCTTCCTGCTGCTCGTCCCGCTGGCCGGCCCCGGTGCCGCGGCTCGGCTGCGCGCGCTCGGGCCCGGTCGCTGGCTGCGGCTGTCGCTGCTCGCCGCGGTCGGCATGGTCGGCTTCAACCTGGCCGTCCTCGCCGCGGAACGCACGGCGGAACCGGCGGTCCCCGGCGTCTTCGTGGGCTGCGCGCCCGTGGTGGTGGCCGTCGTCGTCCCCCTCCTGGACGGACGCCCGCCACAGCGCACCGTGCTGTACGGGGCGTTGTTCGTGGCCGTGGGGGCCTTCACGGTCCAGGGCTGGGGGCGCACGGACGGCGCGGGCATCGCCTTCTCCGTGTGCGCCCTGGTCGGCGAGGTCGGTTTCGCCGTCCTCGCCGTGCCCGTGCTGCGCCCGCTCGGCCCCCGGCTGCTGTCGACGGTGGTGTGCGGCATCGCGGCGGCCGAGTCGGCGGTGGCCGGTGCGGTGGCCGACGGCGCCGGGTGGCTGCCGCGGCCGGACGCGGTCGAGACCGGCGCGCTGCTGTGGCAGGCGGTGGTGGTCACGGTCGTCGGATTCGTGTGCTGGTACATGGGGATGCAGCGGATCGGGGCCGAGCGCGCCACCCTGTTCTCCGGCCTGATCCCCGTCGCCGCCGCCTGTACCGCACCGCTCGTCGGCACCGGCTCCTACGGTGCCGCGCAGGCCGCGGGCAGCGCCCTGGTCTGTGCCGGGGTCGCCGTGGGGTCGGGCGCCGCGTCGCTGCGGTTCGCGCGCCGGGGCCGTGTCCCGGGGACGCGTCGGCGTACCCCGCTCGGGCCGTCGTCAGGTGGCGGGCGGGCGGCGAGTCGTGGCCGGTGA
- a CDS encoding lipase family protein → MPPRPRTLAAAVTVALALGAQAAPAAATGSATGSTTEVSRGVEIPAFYTPPSTLPDADGALIRSEPLRLALSLPSLGGPLPGRATRLMYKSTDANGEPVAVTGAYIEPAAEWRGDGPRPLVAVAPGTMGQGDQCAASMALEHPLLLNGETVSVGYEDLSVYRLLLRGVAVVVTDYVGLGTTDRLHTYVNRVDGAHAVLDAVRAARSLDSSSVTPESRVGLFGYSQGGGATAAAAELQPSYAPDVELAGTYAGAPPADLTEVTEAIDGGDLAGALGWSLNGFLQTEPALRPIADRYVNTAGEEALKDLSTMCVGDALFAYGGDSSTDWTETGQSLSDIIRAEPALQAFLAEQRIGSLKPDSPVRVATGVSDDLVPHEQSRRLAVDWCRKGAKVTYDPVLLPGVGSGLLNHFAPLLADQGKAITWLTDRLSGKPAGSNCRSMPVQP, encoded by the coding sequence ATGCCCCCACGCCCACGCACGCTCGCCGCGGCCGTCACGGTCGCGCTCGCCCTCGGCGCGCAGGCCGCCCCGGCCGCCGCCACCGGATCGGCGACCGGTTCCACCACGGAGGTCTCCCGCGGCGTCGAGATACCCGCGTTCTACACCCCGCCGTCCACGCTGCCCGACGCCGACGGGGCGCTGATCCGCAGCGAACCGCTGCGCCTCGCCCTGAGCCTGCCCAGCCTCGGCGGCCCCCTCCCGGGACGGGCGACCCGGCTGATGTACAAGTCCACCGACGCGAACGGCGAACCGGTCGCCGTCACCGGCGCCTACATCGAGCCGGCCGCCGAGTGGCGCGGCGACGGACCACGGCCCCTGGTCGCCGTCGCCCCCGGCACCATGGGCCAGGGCGACCAGTGCGCCGCCTCGATGGCCCTGGAACACCCGCTGCTGCTCAACGGCGAGACGGTCTCGGTGGGTTACGAGGACCTGTCGGTCTACCGGCTGCTGCTGCGCGGCGTCGCGGTCGTCGTCACCGACTACGTGGGCCTCGGCACCACCGACCGGCTGCACACCTACGTCAACCGCGTCGACGGGGCCCACGCCGTACTGGACGCCGTACGCGCCGCACGTTCCCTCGACTCGTCGTCGGTCACCCCGGAGTCCCGGGTCGGCCTGTTCGGGTACAGCCAGGGCGGCGGGGCGACGGCCGCCGCGGCCGAACTCCAGCCCTCCTACGCCCCGGACGTCGAGCTGGCGGGCACCTACGCGGGCGCTCCGCCCGCCGACCTGACCGAGGTCACCGAGGCCATCGACGGCGGCGACCTCGCCGGGGCGCTGGGCTGGTCGCTCAACGGCTTCCTGCAGACCGAGCCGGCCCTGCGGCCCATCGCCGACCGGTACGTCAACACGGCGGGCGAGGAGGCGCTGAAGGACCTGTCGACCATGTGCGTGGGCGACGCGCTCTTCGCGTACGGAGGCGACAGCAGCACCGACTGGACGGAGACCGGGCAGTCGCTCAGCGACATCATCCGGGCCGAGCCCGCGCTGCAGGCCTTCCTGGCCGAGCAGCGGATCGGCTCGCTGAAGCCGGACAGCCCGGTCCGCGTCGCCACGGGCGTCAGCGACGACCTGGTCCCCCACGAGCAGTCCCGGCGACTGGCCGTCGACTGGTGCCGCAAGGGAGCGAAGGTCACCTACGACCCGGTCCTGCTGCCGGGGGTCGGCAGCGGCCTGCTCAACCACTTCGCCCCGCTGCTCGCCGATCAGGGCAAGGCCATCACCTGGCTCACCGACCGGCTCTCCGGCAAGCCGGCCGGCTCCAACTGCCGCAGCATGCCCGTACAGCCCTGA
- a CDS encoding iron ABC transporter permease, whose protein sequence is MAVTATKPAARPSTAPASRPGAAAVTAGLVLLVAVLAVVDITQGTAAVGPAEVFKALTGQARPDDASVVIASRLPRMTAGLLVGAVLGTAGAVLQAVSRNVLASPDTLAVNAGSYLALGLVGATGVSLPMIASSGVAFAGGLAAAAVVLGLSGLGTGTVRLVLAGTALMLGLNSMTEGLLLLFPEQTDGLYQWNQGSIAQNGFDGVLQMLPIALIGLVGLLLTARRVDALALGDDAARGLGVPVRATRVTVVVLAALLSAAAVTLAGPIGFVGLCAPALVRPLARRFRGFARSRTAMPAAALTGAALVLGSDVLLRTFVADDLSVAVPTGVVTSLVGAVFLVVMALRLKDTAGAGAPDRLRIPSRAVFLTTLAVLVAVLVGLVIAAVLVGDSKLLLGDVVNWAQGRAGRTVSFVLDTRVPRVLAALCAGAALALAGTLVQAVTRNPLAEPSVLGVSGGGALGAVVLVTTAPVAGTWGIAGAAFAGSAVTAVLVFGLAARGGFRQNRLVLVGIGVAAATTALISLLIVLTDPFNATKALTWLSGSTYGRTMPDIVPVALALVVGIGVALARRTELDLISLDEDTPRLLGLPLGPGRLGFLVLSVVLSSTAVACAGTIGFVGLVAPHAARALVGRRHVRVVPVALLLGATLVCTADLIGRTVIAPAQLGAGLMTAVIGTPYFLYLLVRSRR, encoded by the coding sequence ATGGCCGTCACCGCAACCAAGCCCGCCGCCCGCCCGTCGACGGCACCCGCGTCCCGGCCGGGCGCGGCCGCGGTGACGGCCGGGCTCGTCCTCCTGGTCGCCGTCCTGGCCGTCGTCGACATCACCCAGGGCACCGCCGCCGTCGGACCGGCCGAGGTGTTCAAGGCCCTGACCGGGCAGGCCCGACCGGACGACGCGTCCGTCGTGATCGCGTCCCGGCTGCCCCGCATGACCGCGGGCCTCCTGGTCGGCGCCGTCCTCGGCACGGCCGGTGCCGTGCTCCAGGCGGTCAGCCGCAACGTGCTGGCCTCACCCGACACCCTGGCCGTGAACGCGGGCTCCTACCTGGCCCTCGGACTGGTCGGCGCCACCGGCGTCTCGCTCCCGATGATCGCCTCCTCCGGTGTCGCCTTCGCCGGCGGCCTGGCCGCGGCGGCCGTCGTGCTCGGTCTGTCCGGGCTCGGCACCGGCACCGTCCGGCTCGTGCTCGCCGGCACCGCGCTGATGCTGGGCCTGAACTCCATGACGGAGGGACTGCTGCTGCTCTTCCCCGAGCAGACGGACGGCCTCTACCAGTGGAACCAGGGCAGCATCGCCCAGAACGGCTTCGACGGCGTCCTGCAGATGCTGCCCATCGCCCTGATCGGGCTCGTCGGGCTGCTGCTGACGGCCCGTCGGGTGGACGCGCTCGCGCTCGGCGACGACGCCGCGCGCGGGCTGGGCGTCCCGGTCCGGGCCACCCGGGTCACGGTCGTCGTCCTGGCCGCGCTGCTGTCCGCCGCCGCGGTCACGCTCGCCGGGCCGATCGGGTTCGTCGGCCTGTGCGCGCCCGCCCTCGTCCGCCCGCTGGCCCGCCGGTTCCGCGGCTTCGCACGGTCCCGTACGGCCATGCCCGCGGCCGCGCTCACCGGCGCGGCCCTGGTCCTCGGCTCGGACGTGCTGCTGCGGACCTTCGTCGCGGACGACCTCTCGGTGGCCGTTCCCACCGGTGTCGTCACCAGCCTGGTGGGGGCCGTCTTCCTGGTCGTCATGGCGCTGCGCCTGAAGGACACGGCCGGAGCCGGCGCGCCGGACCGGCTGCGCATCCCGAGCCGGGCGGTGTTCCTGACCACGCTGGCCGTCCTGGTCGCCGTCCTGGTCGGCCTCGTCATCGCCGCCGTACTGGTCGGCGACAGCAAGCTGCTGCTCGGTGACGTCGTCAACTGGGCACAGGGCCGGGCCGGGCGGACCGTCTCCTTCGTCCTGGACACCCGGGTGCCCCGGGTGCTCGCCGCGCTCTGCGCGGGCGCGGCGCTCGCGCTCGCCGGCACGCTGGTCCAGGCGGTGACCCGTAATCCGCTCGCGGAGCCCAGCGTCCTGGGCGTCTCGGGCGGCGGCGCCCTGGGCGCCGTGGTCCTGGTGACCACCGCGCCGGTCGCCGGGACGTGGGGGATCGCCGGTGCCGCTTTCGCGGGGTCCGCCGTCACCGCGGTCCTCGTCTTCGGGCTCGCCGCCCGGGGCGGTTTCCGGCAGAACCGGCTGGTCCTCGTCGGCATCGGTGTCGCCGCCGCGACGACCGCGCTGATCAGCCTGCTGATCGTGCTCACCGACCCGTTCAACGCGACGAAGGCACTGACCTGGCTGTCGGGTTCCACCTACGGACGGACCATGCCGGACATCGTGCCGGTCGCGCTGGCCCTGGTCGTCGGCATCGGTGTCGCTCTCGCCCGGCGCACCGAGCTGGACCTGATCTCACTGGACGAGGACACGCCGCGGCTGCTCGGCCTGCCACTGGGTCCGGGGCGGCTCGGGTTCCTCGTGCTGAGCGTCGTACTCAGTTCGACGGCCGTGGCCTGCGCGGGCACCATCGGGTTCGTCGGGCTCGTGGCCCCGCACGCCGCCCGGGCGCTCGTGGGCCGGCGGCACGTACGGGTCGTGCCGGTCGCCCTCCTCCTGGGCGCCACGCTCGTGTGCACGGCCGACCTGATCGGCCGCACGGTGATCGCCCCGGCTCAGCTCGGCGCGGGGCTGATGACGGCGGTCATCGGTACGCCGTACTTCCTGTACCTGCTGGTGCGCAGTCGCCGGTAG
- a CDS encoding ABC transporter substrate-binding protein — MRRLLLTAAATTAAALTLAACGTTEPAADKSEKKASEALTLKDGKGTEVKLDGPAKKVVATEWNVVESLVSLGVDPVGVADVKGYTTWDTSAPLKNEPKDIGTRGEPSMDTVASLAPDLIVATTDLPPAAVKQMREVAPVLEVKSADGTDQIGQMLDNVDLIAKATGTTDKAKTIRTDFEAKVAEGKKALTEAKMAGREIAFADGYVTSNQVSIRPYTATSLIGEVNEAIGLKNAWKMKGDEAYGLASTDVEGLTALPKDVQFAYIASDEDKNSTPFTGALTKNSVWKSLPFVKAGDVHRLNDGIWMFGGPRSMEAYIDSVVGALTK; from the coding sequence ATGAGACGCCTCCTGCTCACCGCGGCCGCCACCACCGCCGCGGCGCTCACCCTCGCCGCCTGCGGCACCACCGAGCCCGCCGCCGACAAGTCCGAGAAGAAGGCCTCCGAGGCCCTCACGCTCAAGGACGGCAAGGGCACCGAGGTGAAGCTCGACGGCCCGGCCAAGAAGGTCGTCGCCACCGAGTGGAACGTCGTCGAGAGCCTCGTCTCCCTGGGCGTCGACCCGGTCGGCGTCGCGGACGTCAAGGGCTACACGACGTGGGACACGTCCGCCCCGCTGAAGAACGAACCCAAGGACATCGGCACGCGCGGCGAGCCGAGCATGGACACGGTCGCCTCCCTCGCCCCCGACCTCATCGTCGCCACCACGGACCTGCCGCCCGCCGCCGTGAAGCAGATGCGCGAGGTCGCCCCCGTGCTGGAGGTGAAGTCCGCCGACGGCACCGACCAGATCGGGCAGATGCTCGACAACGTCGACCTCATCGCCAAGGCGACCGGCACCACGGACAAGGCGAAGACGATCCGCACCGACTTCGAGGCGAAGGTCGCCGAGGGCAAGAAGGCCCTGACCGAGGCCAAGATGGCCGGCCGGGAGATCGCATTCGCCGACGGCTACGTGACCTCCAACCAGGTCTCGATCCGCCCCTACACCGCGACCTCCCTCATCGGTGAGGTCAACGAGGCGATCGGCCTGAAGAACGCCTGGAAGATGAAGGGCGACGAGGCCTACGGCCTCGCCTCCACCGACGTCGAGGGCCTCACCGCCCTCCCGAAGGACGTCCAGTTCGCCTACATCGCCAGCGACGAGGACAAGAACAGCACCCCGTTCACCGGCGCGCTGACCAAGAACTCGGTGTGGAAGTCCCTGCCGTTCGTGAAGGCCGGCGACGTGCACCGGCTGAACGACGGCATCTGGATGTTCGGCGGTCCCCGGTCGATGGAGGCGTACATCGACTCCGTCGTCGGCGCACTGACGAAGTAG
- a CDS encoding ABC transporter ATP-binding protein: protein MRSGENAAGTPRLRGHELSATGVTVSYDGVDVVHDAAVGLRPGEVTVLVGPNGSGKSTLLRTIARLQRARTATLRIDDGTDGLALTSREFSRYVALLTQGRPTPGGLTVRDVVEFGRYPYRGRWGRPDPDGPAAVDRALALTGVDDLADRGADHLSGGQLQRVWLASCLAQETGVLLLDEPTTYLDLRYQVELLDLIRDLADVHGIAVGVVLHDLDQAAAVADRITLLEAGRIVADGPPEDVLTPERLTAVYRIRIDVDTDPLTGRLRTRPIGRHHIRTERLGTTS, encoded by the coding sequence GTGAGATCTGGTGAGAACGCAGCCGGTACCCCGCGCCTGCGCGGTCATGAACTGTCGGCGACCGGTGTGACCGTGTCGTACGACGGTGTCGACGTCGTGCACGACGCGGCGGTCGGGCTCCGGCCCGGTGAAGTGACCGTCCTGGTCGGTCCGAACGGCAGCGGGAAGTCGACGCTGCTGCGGACCATCGCCCGGCTGCAACGTGCCCGCACCGCCACGCTGAGGATCGACGACGGCACCGACGGACTGGCGCTGACGTCCCGTGAGTTCTCGCGGTACGTCGCCCTGCTGACGCAGGGGCGCCCCACGCCCGGCGGGCTGACCGTGCGGGACGTCGTCGAGTTCGGCCGCTATCCGTACCGGGGCCGCTGGGGGCGGCCGGATCCGGACGGCCCGGCCGCCGTCGACCGGGCGCTGGCGCTCACCGGCGTCGACGACCTCGCCGACCGCGGCGCCGACCACCTGTCCGGCGGGCAGTTGCAGCGGGTCTGGCTCGCGAGCTGCCTCGCCCAGGAGACCGGCGTACTGCTCCTGGACGAACCGACGACGTACCTCGACCTCCGCTACCAGGTGGAACTCCTCGACCTCATCCGCGACCTGGCGGACGTCCACGGCATCGCCGTCGGTGTCGTCCTGCACGACCTCGACCAGGCGGCGGCCGTCGCCGACCGGATCACGCTCCTCGAAGCGGGCCGGATCGTCGCCGACGGCCCGCCCGAGGACGTGCTGACGCCGGAACGCCTCACCGCCGTCTACCGCATCCGGATCGACGTCGACACCGACCCCCTCACCGGCCGGCTGCGCACCCGCCCGATCGGCCGTCACCACATACGAACCGAAAGGCTCGGCACCACCTCATGA
- a CDS encoding MSMEG_1061 family FMN-dependent PPOX-type flavoprotein, whose translation MPYTIDATGDRPDAVTDEGWVELGSRAELRELLGEPWPIVIDKVHDRLTDEDRDILARSPFCLLATSDGEGNCDVSPRGDTAGFTHVLGPGTLALPDRPGNRRGDSFHNILDNPRAGLLYLIPGGKEVLRVNGRARLLTDAPFFDAMSRDGRRPDLALVLEIDEIYLHCPQSLNRSGLWKPRSWQSS comes from the coding sequence TTGCCGTACACGATCGACGCGACCGGGGACCGGCCGGACGCCGTCACGGACGAGGGCTGGGTCGAGCTCGGCTCTCGCGCGGAACTGCGCGAGCTGCTGGGCGAGCCCTGGCCCATCGTCATCGACAAGGTCCACGACCGGCTCACGGACGAGGACCGGGACATCCTGGCCCGCTCCCCCTTCTGCCTGCTGGCCACCTCCGACGGCGAGGGCAACTGCGACGTCTCGCCGCGCGGTGACACCGCGGGCTTCACGCACGTCCTCGGACCCGGCACTCTCGCCCTGCCGGACCGGCCGGGAAACCGGCGGGGGGACAGCTTCCACAACATCCTCGACAATCCGCGCGCCGGGCTGCTCTACCTGATTCCCGGCGGCAAGGAGGTGCTGCGCGTCAACGGCCGGGCCCGCCTCCTCACCGACGCGCCCTTCTTCGACGCGATGTCACGGGACGGCCGGCGTCCGGACCTTGCCCTGGTGCTGGAGATCGACGAGATCTATCTGCACTGCCCGCAGTCCCTGAACCGGTCGGGTCTGTGGAAACCCCGGTCGTGGCAGTCGAGTTGA
- a CDS encoding spore photoproduct lyase family protein, translated as MHDPPTAPDEGSGTLFGLDALTPGPPAAAPAAGPLYRDSAAARRLLPVREIHAEPAAAASPRGRQVISRFPEARVIEVDSHWGIPGLHGNEGNVERWVRVKGETLVLGERKTLTTRPNGRSADWIAPGASNGCAMACAYCYVPRRKGYANPVTVFTNIDRIIAHLGRHIARQGPKPEPNQCDPEAWVYDVGENGDCSVDALICDNTADLVHAFRQWPTAKASFATKFVNPDLLALEPRGRTRIRFSVMPPDDSRLLDVRTSPVAERIAAAGDFLDAGYEVHFNLSPVVVRPGWEEAWAELLRHLDDVLPDRVKRQAAAEVIMLTHNRELHEVNLGWHPRAEEVLWRPELQQGKRSENGALNVRYRTGVKAGAVARLRELVAAHAPWLRVRYAF; from the coding sequence ATGCACGACCCGCCCACGGCACCGGACGAAGGCTCCGGCACCCTGTTCGGCCTGGACGCCCTCACGCCCGGCCCGCCGGCTGCCGCACCCGCCGCCGGGCCGCTCTACAGGGACTCCGCCGCCGCCCGCCGTCTGCTGCCCGTACGGGAGATCCACGCCGAGCCGGCGGCGGCCGCCTCGCCGCGCGGCCGGCAGGTGATCTCCCGGTTCCCCGAAGCCCGTGTGATCGAGGTCGACTCCCACTGGGGTATCCCCGGCCTGCACGGCAACGAGGGCAACGTCGAGCGCTGGGTTCGGGTCAAGGGCGAGACGCTCGTCCTGGGCGAGCGCAAGACGCTGACCACCCGCCCCAACGGCCGCTCCGCGGACTGGATCGCGCCGGGCGCCTCCAACGGCTGCGCGATGGCCTGCGCCTACTGCTACGTGCCCCGCCGCAAGGGATACGCCAACCCGGTCACCGTCTTCACCAACATCGACCGGATCATCGCCCACCTCGGCCGGCACATCGCCCGGCAGGGGCCCAAGCCCGAGCCGAACCAGTGCGACCCCGAGGCCTGGGTCTACGACGTCGGCGAGAACGGCGACTGCTCGGTGGACGCCCTGATCTGCGACAACACCGCCGATCTGGTGCACGCCTTCCGGCAGTGGCCGACGGCCAAGGCGTCCTTCGCCACCAAGTTCGTCAACCCCGACCTGCTCGCCCTCGAGCCGCGCGGCCGGACCCGGATCCGCTTCTCCGTGATGCCGCCGGACGACTCCCGGCTGCTGGACGTGCGCACCTCACCGGTCGCGGAGCGCATCGCCGCGGCCGGCGACTTCCTGGACGCCGGTTACGAGGTGCACTTCAACCTCTCCCCCGTGGTGGTACGGCCGGGCTGGGAGGAGGCCTGGGCGGAGTTGCTGCGCCACCTCGACGACGTCCTGCCGGACCGGGTCAAGCGACAGGCCGCCGCCGAAGTGATCATGCTGACCCACAACCGGGAGCTGCACGAGGTCAACCTGGGCTGGCATCCGCGCGCCGAGGAGGTGCTCTGGCGGCCGGAGCTCCAGCAGGGCAAGCGCTCCGAGAACGGCGCGCTCAACGTGCGCTACCGCACCGGCGTCAAGGCCGGGGCGGTGGCGCGGCTCCGCGAGCTCGTCGCCGCCCATGCGCCCTGGCTCCGTGTCCGGTACGCCTTCTGA
- a CDS encoding SAM-dependent methyltransferase has product MTTDHSQPPHIDTGRAHPARVYDWLLGGKDNYPVDEAVGETLPPEARDAARQNRAFMNRAVASLAARGIDQFLDIGTGIPTEPNLHQIVQRTVPTARIVYADNDPIVLRHAEALLVSSPEGATDYIQADVREPEEIVRHAREILDFDRPIALSLIALMHFVPDDQDAHGIVRGLVETLPSGSHLVLSHAAIDLFPELAEQVIAQYAKGGIRLGFRTRAEVARFFDGLELLPPGLVTATEWYGADQEPPAAQESGIYAGVARIP; this is encoded by the coding sequence ATGACGACGGACCATTCCCAGCCTCCCCACATCGACACCGGCCGGGCCCATCCCGCACGTGTCTACGACTGGCTGCTGGGCGGCAAGGACAACTACCCCGTCGACGAGGCGGTGGGCGAGACCCTGCCGCCCGAGGCGCGGGACGCCGCGCGGCAGAACCGCGCGTTCATGAACCGTGCGGTGGCGTCGCTCGCCGCGCGGGGCATCGACCAGTTCCTGGACATCGGCACGGGCATCCCGACCGAGCCCAACCTCCACCAGATCGTCCAGCGGACGGTGCCGACGGCCAGGATCGTCTACGCCGACAACGACCCGATCGTCCTGCGGCACGCGGAGGCGCTGCTGGTCAGCAGCCCCGAGGGGGCCACGGACTACATCCAGGCCGACGTGCGCGAGCCGGAGGAGATCGTGCGGCACGCCCGCGAGATCCTGGACTTCGACCGGCCGATCGCGCTGTCACTGATCGCCCTGATGCACTTCGTCCCGGACGACCAGGACGCCCACGGCATCGTCCGCGGACTGGTCGAGACCCTGCCGTCGGGCAGCCACCTGGTCCTCTCGCACGCCGCGATCGACCTCTTCCCGGAGCTGGCGGAGCAGGTGATCGCCCAGTACGCCAAGGGCGGCATCCGGCTCGGCTTCCGTACCCGGGCGGAGGTGGCGCGCTTCTTCGACGGACTGGAGCTGCTGCCGCCCGGCCTGGTCACGGCCACCGAGTGGTACGGCGCGGACCAGGAGCCGCCCGCCGCGCAGGAGAGCGGCATCTACGCGGGAGTGGCACGCATCCCCTGA
- a CDS encoding sugar O-acetyltransferase, which yields MTTDPRETEVRRRMAAQELYSDGAPGLEGLAEERLRGKELADAYNRTGARDVEGRRAILEDLLASVGTGVWIEPPLHVAYGNRVHLGDDVYVNFGLTLVDDVEVFVGDRVMFAPHVTISTTGHPVHPGLRGDGTQFSAPVRVEDDVWIGAGALIMPGVTIGRGSVVGAGSVVTAHVPPMVVVAGTPARVVREITDADREWAYRPPRTLRRGAE from the coding sequence ATGACGACCGACCCGCGCGAGACCGAGGTCCGCCGCAGAATGGCTGCCCAGGAGCTCTACTCCGACGGCGCCCCGGGCCTGGAGGGGCTGGCTGAGGAGCGGCTGCGCGGCAAGGAGCTGGCGGACGCCTACAACCGGACCGGCGCGCGCGACGTGGAGGGCCGCCGGGCGATCCTGGAGGACCTGCTCGCCTCCGTCGGCACGGGGGTGTGGATCGAGCCACCACTGCACGTGGCCTACGGCAACCGTGTGCACCTGGGCGACGACGTGTACGTCAACTTCGGCCTCACGCTCGTCGACGACGTCGAGGTCTTCGTCGGGGACCGGGTGATGTTCGCCCCGCACGTGACCATCAGCACCACCGGTCACCCGGTCCATCCCGGCCTGCGCGGGGACGGTACGCAGTTCTCGGCGCCGGTGCGCGTCGAGGACGACGTGTGGATCGGGGCCGGCGCGCTGATCATGCCGGGGGTCACCATCGGCCGGGGCTCGGTGGTGGGCGCGGGCAGCGTGGTGACGGCACACGTGCCGCCCATGGTGGTCGTCGCCGGGACTCCGGCGCGGGTCGTACGGGAGATCACCGACGCCGACCGGGAATGGGCCTACCGCCCGCCCCGCACCCTGCGCCGGGGTGCCGAGTGA